From the genome of Acidaminococcus sp.:
CTGGCAGATGGAAAACTGACGACTCGAAAGTCATTAAAGTTTCACTGTAATCGGCAGATGATACTGATTATTTCATCCCCTTTCACACTTTTGTGATATACTTATTCCATACGCATTGAAGGGAGCTTGACAGTTATGAGCGAAAAAACGAGAGAAGAAGCCTGGGCTTTAGTCAAGGAATATAATAAAGAACCGTTTCACCGTCAGCATGCACTGACCGTAGAAGGCTGCATGCGCTATTTTGCCCGGACTTTGGGATATGAAAACGAAGAGGATTTCTGGGGCCTTGTCGGACTGCTGCATGATTTGGATTATGAAAAATATCCGGAACAGCACTGCCGTAAGGAAGCTGAAATCCTGAAGGATAAAGGCTGGGATGAAAAATTGATCCACGCTGTAGTAAGCCATGGCTGGCCGCGCTGCAGCGATGTCAAACCGGAACTTGAAATGGAAAAAGTTCTTTATACAGTGGATGAACTTTCCGGTCTTATTGGGGCGGCCGCTTTGATGCGTCCTTCCAAGAGTGTGCAGGATATGGAAGTAAAATCTCTGAAGAAGAAATTCAAGGACAAACGTTTTGCCGCCGGCTGCAGCCGTGATGTTATTAAAGACGGAGCAGAAATGCTGGGGTGGGATCTTAATAAAGTCTTTGAGGAATCCATTCTTGCTATGCGCAGCTGCGAAGAAGCTGTAAAAGAAGCGATGGAAAAAGATTCACAGGAATAAAAACAAGGGACTGCCAGAATGAGAAATCATTCAGCAGTCCCTTTATTTGTAAAGCCATGTAAAAAGTGTACACATTTTAAGAAAAATTTTTACAACCGTGCATTTTCATTTTCAGGCTGCTTTCCTATAATGTAAACCATATAGGGGAGTGATTCTGATGAATTCCGTACAAATTCACAAGCTGACGCTGGCAGGGCTCTTCGCGGCCCTGGCGTTTGCCTGTTTTTCGTATTTGCGGATTGAAATTCCGATGGGGCTGGGTCTTACAGGAAAAATTTATGTCGGCCATACTTTTATCATGCTGTCGGCACTGTTTCTGGGTGCGAAGTACGGCGCTCTTTCGGGAGCTGTCGGGCTGACACTAGCGGATGTTCTTGCCGGTTACACCACGTCGGCACCTCCGACTTTTTTGGCTAAGTTTATACTCGGGTGGGTTACGGCCGCAATTTTTCATGCCGGACATAATGCAGAAAAGCAGGCTTCTTCCCGCCGCGTTTTTCTGGCCTGTGCGGGCGGCGCAGTGGCTAATGTAATTACAGAGCCTTTGATTCGGTTCAGTTTCAAATACTTTATTTTGGGAATTCCGCGCGAGGTGGCTTATGTATCGGCCTTGAATTGCTGTGTCAGCATGGCTGTCAGTAATGTGGTTTGTGTTATCCTGTCTCTGCTTCTTTACAAGGCTGCATTTCCTATCGTCAGCCGGTCGCTGCAAAATTAAAAAACTGCGTGAGGATAGCCCCGTGCCGCACTTGAGGTACGGGGCTGTTTTTATTTTAGTGAAAAATTATACCCACTAAAAGCTGAAGGGCAGCGGAACGTTTTACAATGAAAATTCCTCAAAAAGAATAGTTACTAAGTCCGATTCATGCGCTTATCGGCCAACAGCCGTCGGCAGCTTAAAACAGTCATTACCGCAGATGTACCAATCATCAACTGATTACGTATTGCTTAGATTTCTCTCAATTTTCTGCTTGGCTATGGTATAATTATCTATACGATATATGCCTGAAGAATTAGATTCCGGAGGGAATAAAAATGGCCAATTTTTCCAAACCAGAAGAAATTCTGTATCATACACAATTGTCAAGAAATATGCTCCTGGGAGCCGACACGGCTATTTTGCCGGGGGATCCCGGACGCGTTAAGACGCTTGCGGAAGCGCTGGGTCCGGCCGTAGAGCTGGGCAGCCACCGTGAATATACAAGCTGGCTTGCCCAGGTTCAAAATCAGCCTGTTCTCGTATGCTCGACCGGAATGGGCGGTCCTTCTACGGCTATTTGTCTGGAAGAATTGGCCAGACTTGGGATTCGCCGGGTCATTCGTGTAGGAACGACCGGGTCAATCCAGGAAGACCTTCAGCTGGGTGACGTGGCGATTTTTAAAGGCGCAGTGCGTCTTGAAGGCACTAGTACCCATTATGCTCCGCTGGAATTTCCTGCCGTTGCCGATTTCGATTTGACGCAGCTTTTGGTTTATGCGGCACGGATTGAAAAAATCCCTTGTCAGGTAGGAATTTGTGTTTCCTCGGATACTTTCTGGCCCGGACAGGAACGGTATGACAGTTTTACCGGTTATGTAATCCGCCGCTTCCAGGGCAGTCTGGAGGAATGGCAGGCATTGGGTGCTCTTTGCTACGAAATGGAAACGGCTGCTCTCTTTGTGACGGCACAGGCTCTTGGACTGCAGGCAGCAAGCCTTTGCGGTGTCGTGGCAAAGCGTACTGAAAGTGAACATATTGCACCTCCTGAAGTTTATAAGCAGGCAGAGGAACGCTTCCAAAAAGTTGTTCGGAGAGCTTTGGAAGAACTTTTGGAGAGGAAGTGAAAACCATGGGACGCTGTATCATTCTGATGTTTGATTCGTTTGGTATCGGCGGAGCGGCTGACGCCGGACGTTTTGGTGACCAAGGTGCCGATACGCTGGGGCATATTGCCGAATGGTTTGAATCGGAACACAAAAAAGGAAGCGCTTTGGAACCATTTGCTTTGCCGTATCTTGCAAAGCTTGGCCTTGGCAAAGCGCATGAGATGAGTATTGGCCATGCTTTTGCACCTTCCATCGGTGCGGGTGAGCCAATCCGGGGTGCCTATACCTACGCAGCAGAAAAAAGTACGGGCAAGGATACTTTGAGCGGGCACTGGGAACTGGCCGGTTATCCTGTCATGTTTAATTGGGGCTATTTTCCCGATGTGCCGCACTGCTTCCCACAGGAACTTATTTCCGGCCTGATTGAAAAAGGCGGTCTTCCGGGTGTGCTGGGAGAAAAACATGCTTCCGGAACGGTTATTATCCAGGAGCTGGGGGATGAGCATATCCGCAGCGGCAAGCCGATTGTCTATACGTCAGCTGACAGCGTCCTGCAGATTGCTGCCCATGAAAAATATTTTGGCCTTGACCGGTTGTATAAGCTTTGTGAAATTGCTTTTGAACTGGTAAAACCTTATAAAATTGCCAGGGTCATTGCCAGACCGTTCATCGGAGAAAAGAGCGGGGAATACACCCGCACGGGAAACCGCCATGATTATGCGGTGGCAGCACCGGAAAAGACCCTGCTTGATTTTGTAACGGAAAGCGGCGGTGAGGTTCATGCCGTAGGAAAGATTGCCGATATTTTCGCGCATCGCGGCGTTACGCAGGCTTATCACGCTACAGGGCTTTCTGCGTTATTTGATGCTACCCTGGAAGCGATGCGAAATGCGCCGGACGGTAGTCTGGTATTTACGAACTTTGTGGATTTTGATTCTTCCTATGGTCATCGCCGTGACGTAAAAGGATACGGGGAGGGGCTGATGCTGCTGGATCATCGCCTTCCGGAACTTGAAAAAATAAGAAAACCCGGTGACCTCTTCCTCATTACAGCGGACCATGGCTGTGACCCGACCTGGAAGGGCACCGATCATACGCGGGAACATGTCCCCGTCCTGTTCTTTGGTGACGGTGTGCGCCCGGGACCGCTTGCTCCGATGGAGACGTACGGTGACGCCGGACAAATCATTGCGCAGCATCTGGGAATTACACTTTCCAGGGGGACTGCACAGGAGGTGTGGATGAAATGAAGATTGTCAGAAAAACACTTTTTATGCTGCTTTGCCTGCTGGTGCTCGTTTGCGGCGCCGTTCCGGCTCTGGCAGCAGAACCGCAGAGTGCGGCTCCGGCAAAAGAAACTTCAATCTATAACCGGAAACAGATTGCCTTTCTTGTCATTGACGGAACCGGTCAGGTAAACAGTAAAATGAGGACGTTATGGCAGCGGCAGGTGCGCCAGGCCTACCCGAGAGCGAAATATGAATTTATTTCCGATCCCCAGGTTCTGTTAAGAGGACAGAATTATGTAGAAGTTCAGGCCACAGACGGCGTCAATGAATCCGTGCTGGCCGGGGCTGCCGAAACTATGGGGGCTGATGTAGTTGGTCTGATCGTTGTCAATGACATGCGCGAGTATTTGGTGCAGTCCTTTTTCATGGATTGGGATGATGGACCGGAAACTTATCTTCGTGTGATTACTTCCGCCGATCTTTATATGTACAAGCGGGATGGAGACAAGTTTAAAAAGAAGAAACTCCGCAAGGTGGAAACCACGGATATTTCCCTTGCCGTATCTCCCTATAAGGAAATCCAGTATGCAATGAGCGACCTGGCACGTTCCTTTGAAGGACTTCCACTGATTTAAACAGACTTTTATGCCGAAACTTTGGGTAATACCGAGGTTTCGGTATTTTTTTATGCAAAATTCTCACTTTGTTGTTATAACAACGGAATAAATATGTCTTCCAGGCTACAATGGACTCATCAATCGGAATTGCAATTACTGAAACTTGTCAGTGAGAAAGAGAGGTATATACAATGTTTTGTTATCAATGTCAGGAAACGGCGGGATGCAAGGGCTGCAAGGTGGCCGGTGTCTGCGGCAAGCGTCCGGAAGTCGCTGCTATGCAGGATTTGTTAATTTTTGTAACCAAAGGAATTTCTGCAGTTACGACCGAGCTGCGTAAGGAAGGAAAAACAATTTCCCGCGAAATTAACCATCTTATTACCTTAAACCTGTTCACGACCATTACAAACGCGAACTTCGATGAAGCTTCTATTCGTGAACGTATCACGATGACGCTTCACCGGAAGGCTGAGCTGTTAGCTGAAGCGGAGCACAAAGAAAATCTTCCTGAAGCGGCTCTGTGGAACGGCACGGAAGCGGAATATGCTGCAAAGGCAGCGGAAGTGGGTGTACTTGCCGAAGCTAATGAGGACATCCGTTCCCTCAAAGAGACTATTACGTACGGCTTAAAAGGACTGGCGGCTTATCTGAAACATGCAAATGTGCTGCAGAAAGAAGACGAATCTATCGACGCATTTATTCAGAGCACTCTGGCTGCTCTTCTGGATACCGATAAGGGAGCTGAAGAACTGACTGCTTTGGTACTGGAAACGGGAAAGTTCGGCGTCAAAGGCATGGCTCTCCTTGATGAAGCCAATACGAGTGCTTATGGCCAGCCGGAAATGACGGAGGTAGACCTTGGTGTCCGGAATCATCCTGCAATTCTGATTTCCGGTCATGATTTGAAGGATTTGGAAATGCTCCTGGATCAGACGGAAGGTACAGGCGTGGACGTCTATACACACGGAGAAATGCTGCCGGGCCATTATTATCCATTCTTCAAAAAATATAAGCACTTTGCAGGAAACTATGGCAACGCCTGGTGGAAGCAGCGGGAAGAGTTTGAAAGCTTTAACGGACCTATCCTGATGACTACGAACTGTGTCGTACCTCCAAAAGACAGCTACAAGAACCGCCTGTGGACGACGGGCGCAGCTCAGTATCCCGGCTGCCGTCATATTGATGAAACTGCTGACGGCAGAAAAGATTTCAGCGCGGTGATTGCGCAGGCAAAGGAATGCGCCGCTCCTAAAGCTTTGGAAAAGGGCAAGATTATCGGTGGTTTTGCTCATTCTCAGGTACTGGCGCTGGCAGACAAAGTGGTGGCAGCCGTGAAATCCGGTGCTATCAGGAAATTTGTAGTCATGGCGGGCTGCGACGGCCGTCATATGACCCGCGACTACTACACTAAATTTGCAGAAGCCCTGCCGAAGGATACGGTGATTTTAACGGCTGGCTGTGCAAAATATCGTTATATTAAATTGAACCTGGGTGATATCGGAGGGATTCCGCGCGTCCTGGATGCAGGACAATGCAACGATTCTTATTCGCTCGCACTGATTGCCTTGAAACTTAAGGAAGCTTTCGGGCTTGATGACATCAACAAACTCCCGATTGTCTATAATATTGCCTGGTATGAGCAGAAGGCGGTGATTGTACTCCTGGCACTTCTGGCACTCGGTGTAAAGAATATCCACTTGGGACCGACTCTTCCTGCCTTCCTTTCTCCGAATGTGGCAGCTCTGTTAGTAAAACAATTTGGAATCGGAACCATCTCCAATGTGGAAGATGACATGGAGGTTTTTGGCCTGAAATAAATATAGAGTAAAAATGGTGCGGCTGGTTTACCGGCAGCACCATTTTTATTAAAAAATGAACAAAATATACAATTTAAAAAATAATATCGAAAATCGTTCGGGAAAAGGCGAATTATATTTTAGTTTTACAAAAATATTACGGAAAAGGAACAAAATAAAAAGAAATTGATGTAAAAAGTAGGTAAAAGAAGAAAAATATTGTAAAAATCTCGGAAATGAACGAAAATTTGCCATAAAAATCATTTTGCATAAATGAGACTTGTGTGGTACTATAATCAAGCACTCTCCTCTAGAGAGCGCTCACAAAGAAAAGATGAAACAGCGAAGAAAAAAGTTGTTGACAAGATCTTTTCTGAGTGGTAATATAAACAAGTCGTCGCTAATGAAGCGAACGACAAGGAATGAACCTTGAGAACTGAATATTGATTGACAGATGTGCGGGTCAAGTCACTTTGGTGACGCGACCGAGTCACTTCGAGAAAACGAAGTAAAAAAACAAGAAGCTAGTATTTCAAGAGCCAAGCGGCTCTTCAAAATAATCCTATTTTGGAGAGTTTGATCCTGGCTCAGGACGAACGCTGGCGGCGTGCTTAACACATGCAAGTCGAACGAAGAACTTATTTCGGTAAGTTCTTAGTGGCGAACGGGTGAGTAACGCGTGGGTAACCTGCCCTCCAGTTGGGGACAACATTCCGAAAGGGATGCTAATACCGAATACGATCCCTCCACCGCATGGAGGAGGGATGAAAGATGGCCTCTGCTTGCAAGCTATCGCTGGAAGATGGACCCGCGTCTGATTAGCTAGTTGGTAAGGTAACGGCCTACCAAGGCGATGATCAGTAGCCGGTCTGAGAGGATGAACGGCCACATTGGGACTGAGACACGGCCCAAACTCCTACGGGAGGCAGCAGTGGGGAATCTTCCGCAATGGGCGAAAGCCTGACGGAGCAACGCCGCGTGAGTGATGAAGGTCTTCGGATTGTAAAACTCTGTTGTCAGGGACGAAAGCACAGCGGATCAACAAGACGTTGTGTTGACGGTACCTGACGAGGAAGCCACGGCTAACTACGTGCCAGCAGCCGCGGTAATACGTAGGTGGCAAGCGTTGTCCGGAATTATTGGGCGTAAAGAGCATGTAGGCGGGCTCTTAAGTCCGACGTGAAAATGCGGGGCTTAACCCCGTATGGCGTTGGATACTGGGAGTCTTGAGTGCAGGAGAGGAAAGGGGAATTCCCAGTGTAGCGGTGAAATGCGTAGATATTGGGAGGAACACCAGTGGCGAAGGCGCCTTTCTGGACTGTGTCTGACGCTGAGATGCGAAAGCCAGGGTAGCAAACGGGATTAGATACCCCGGTAGTCCTGGCCGTAAACGATGGATACTAGGTGTAGGAGGTATCGACCCCTTCTGTGCCGGAGTTAACGCAATAAGTATCCCGCCTGGGGACTACGATCGCAAGATTGAAACTCAAAGGAATTGACGGGGGCCCGCACAAGCGGTGGAGTATGTGGTTTAATTCGACGCAACGCGAAGAACCTTACCAAGGCTTGACATTGAGTGAAAGACCCAGAGATGGGTCCCTCCCTTCGGGGACACGAAAACAGGTGGTGCATGGCTGTCGTCAGCTCGTGTCGTGAGATGTTGGGTTAAGTCCCGCAACGAGCGCAACCCTTATCCTATGTTACCAGCACGCAATGGTGGGGACTCATAGGAGACTGCCAGGGATAACTTGGAGGAAGGCGGGGATGACGTCAAGTCATCATGCCCCTTATGTCTTGGGCTACACACGTACTACAATGGTCGGCAACAAAGGGCAGCGATACCGCGAGGTGGAGCAAATCCCATAAACCCGACCCCAGTTCGGATCGCAGGCTGCAACCCGCCTACGTGAAGTTGGAATCGCTAGTAATCGCAGGTCAGCATACTGCGGTGAATACGTTCCCGGGCCTTGTACACACCGCCCGTCACACCACGAAAGTTGGTAACACCCGAAGCCGGTGAGATAACCTTTTAGGAGTCAGCTGTCTAAGGTGGGGCCGATGATTGGGGTGAAGTCGTAACAAGGTAGCCGTTCGAGAACGAGCGGCTGGATCACCTCCTTTCTATGGAGAACCAATCAGGACGGAGGTCCTGGTTCAATCTCTCGTCGACGCACATCTGTCCGGTCAATATTTGGTTCCCAGGGCTTGTCCCTGGAACATGAACCCTGAAAACTTCATAGAAGAGACAAAAAAGTCTTGTATGTTGTGATGAACATGCAAGCACCTCTGATCTAAATGCGAATTTAGAAATGAGTTTAACGAGAAAAGAACCAAGGAACGAACGTTCCTTAGTACTTGAACTCGCAAGAGAAATCTAGCGAGAATTTCACGAAGAGAAATTGCTCTGATCCGCGAAGCGAGGAAGCGAAGCGGGCGAGATAATACTCAGGTATATCGAGCCCGATGAGCGACGAGCGACAAAGGAGCGGACAATTTATCGAAGTGAAAAGATAAGTCAAGCTACTAAGGGCATACGGTGGATGCCTTGGCACTAAGAGCCGATGAAGGACGCGGTAAGCTGCGAAAAGCCACGGGGAACCGCAAGCAGGTCTTGATCCGTGGATGTCCGAATGGGGAAACCCACCAGCCGTCATGGGCTGGTATCCTTCGGGAGGGGAACCCGGTGAACTGAAACATCTAAGTAGCCGGAGGAAGAGAAATCAAACGAGATGCCCACAGTAGCGGCGAGCGAAGAGGGCAGAGCCTAAACCGGTCATCTTCGGATGACCGGGGTTACGGACCTGCATAAACCGAGTCAGGCCCAGCCGAACTACCTGGAAAGGTAGGCCAGAGAGCATAAGAGCTGCGTAGGCGAAGGGCAGAGCGAGGCGGCAGGTATCCAGAGTACCACGAAGCACGAGGAATTTTGTGGGAAGTCGGGGGGACCACCCTCCAAGGCTAAACACTTCTTAGTGACCGATAGCGTATAGTACCGTGAGGGAAAGGTGAAAAGAACCGCGGGAGCGGAGTGAAAGAGAACCTGAAACCGTATGTCTACAAGCAGTCGGAGCGCAAGCGACGGCGTGCCTATTGAAGAATGAGCCAACGAGTTGCGGGCACTGGCGAGGTTAAGCAGGAAATGCGGAGCCGTAGCGAAAGCGAGTCTGAACAGGGCGAGTAGTTAGTGTTCGCAGACCCGAAACTGTAGTGATCTACCCATGATCAGGTTGAAACGCAGGTAAAAATGCGCGGAGGACCGCACCGGTGAGTGTTGAAAAACTTTCGGATGAATCGTGGGTAGCGGTGAAATTCCAATCGAACGCAGAGATAGCTGGTTCTCCTCGAAATAGCTTTAGGGCTAGCCTCAGGCAGTAAGCACAGGCGGTAGAGCACTGATCGGGATAGGGACCATAAAGGTTACCGAACCCTGTCAAACTACGAATGGTTGTGCTGCAGAGCCTGGGAGTCAGACTACGAGAGATAAGTCCCGTTGTCAAAAGGGAAACAGCCCAGACCATCAGCTAAGGTCCCCAATGCCATACTAAGTGGAAAAGGATGTGGGGTCTCACAAACAACCAGGATGTTGGCTCAGAAGCAGCCACCATTTAAAGAGTGCGTAATAGCTCACTGGTCGAGAGGCCCTGCGCCGAAGATTCCCGGGGCTAAAGTATGGAACCGAAGCTATGGATGCGGTACTTGTACCGCGTGGTAGAGGAGCGTTCCCATCGGGCTGAAGTCGTACTGTAAGGTACGGTGGACTGGTGGGAAGTGAGAATGTTGGCATGAGTAGCGAAAAGATAGGTGAGAATCCTATCCACCGAAAGCATAAGGATTCCTGAGCAACGATCGTCGTCTCAGGGTAAGTCGGGACCTAATCCGAGGCAAAAGGCGTAGGAGATGGACAACTGGTTGATATTCCAGTACCGGCTGCGATTGTTTGAGCAATGGAGTGACGCAGGAAGGCAGGTCCGCGCGAGAATGGTAGATCGCGTGCAAGCGTGCAGGCTGGTGCACAGGCAAATCCGTGCACTGAGGCCAAGGCGTGATGCGGAGGGAACTTGTTCCCGAAGGGGCTGGGCCTACGCTGCCGAGAAAAGCTTCTAGTGAGAGAGCAGCCGCCCGTACCGTAAACCGACACAGGTATGCGGGGAGAGGATCCTAAGGTGCGCGGGAGAACCCTCGTTAAGGAACTCGGCAAAATGTACCCGTAACTTCGGGATAAGGGTAGCCACAAGCGTGAAGCGACTTGCTCGCGGAGCGCGGTGTGGTCGCAGAGAAGAGGCCCAAGCGACTGTTAACCAGAAACACAGGTGCCTGCGAAAGAGAAATCTGATGTATAGGTGCTGACACCTGCCCAGTGCTGGAAGGTTAAAGAAGGATGTCCGGGTTCGACCCAAAGCATTTGACTGAAGCCCCAGTGAACGGCGGCCGTAACTATAACGGTCCTAAGGTAGCGAAATTCCTTGTCGGGTAAGTTCCGACCCGCACGAAAGGTGTAACGATTTGGGCACTGTCTCAACGAGGGACCCGGTGAAATTGAAATACCTGTGAAGATGCAGGTTACCCGCGACTGGACAGAAAGACCCCATGGAGCTTTACTGTAACCTAATATTGGGTTCTGATATTCGACGCACAGGATAGGTGGGAGACTTGGATGCATGCCCTCCGGGGTATACGGAGTCACCGTTGGGATACCACCCTTTGAATATCGGGATTCTAACCGCAGGAGCAACGATCCTCGGGACAGTGTTAGGCGGGCAGTTTGACTGGGGCGGTCGCCTCCTAAAGAGTAACGGAGGCGCCCAAAGGTTCCCTCAGCGCGGACGGAAACCGCGCGGCGAGTGTAAAGGCAGAAGGGAGCTTGACTGCGAGCCAAACACGGCGAGCAGGTACGAAAGTAGGGCTTAGTGATCCGGTGGCATCCTTGTGGAAGGGCCATCGCTCAACGGATAAAAGCTACCCTGGGGATAACAGGCTAATCTCTCCCAAGAGTCCATATCGACGGGGAGGTTTGGCACCTCGATGTCGGCTCATCACATCCTGGGGCTGAAGTCGGTCCCAAGGGCTGGGCTGTTCGCCCATTAAAGTGGTACGTGAGCTGGGTTCAGAACGTCGTGAGACAGTTCGGTCCCTATCCATCGCGGGCGTAAGAGATTTGAAGGGGGCTGCTCCTAGTACGAGAGGACCGGAGTGGACGGACCGCTGGTGTACCAATTATCCCGCCAGGGGTATAGTTGGGTAGCTACGTCCGGAACGGATAAACGCTGAAAGCATCTAAGCGTGAAACCATCCCTGAGATGAGATCTCTCACGGAGTGATCCGGTAAGACACCTTGAAGATTACAAGGTTGATAGGCAGGATGTGGAAGCACAGCAATGTGTTAAGCTGACCTGTACTAATATGTCGAGGGCTTGACTTAAGC
Proteins encoded in this window:
- a CDS encoding hydrolase, yielding MSEKTREEAWALVKEYNKEPFHRQHALTVEGCMRYFARTLGYENEEDFWGLVGLLHDLDYEKYPEQHCRKEAEILKDKGWDEKLIHAVVSHGWPRCSDVKPELEMEKVLYTVDELSGLIGAAALMRPSKSVQDMEVKSLKKKFKDKRFAAGCSRDVIKDGAEMLGWDLNKVFEESILAMRSCEEAVKEAMEKDSQE
- a CDS encoding ECF transporter S component: MNSVQIHKLTLAGLFAALAFACFSYLRIEIPMGLGLTGKIYVGHTFIMLSALFLGAKYGALSGAVGLTLADVLAGYTTSAPPTFLAKFILGWVTAAIFHAGHNAEKQASSRRVFLACAGGAVANVITEPLIRFSFKYFILGIPREVAYVSALNCCVSMAVSNVVCVILSLLLYKAAFPIVSRSLQN
- the udp gene encoding uridine phosphorylase, which translates into the protein MANFSKPEEILYHTQLSRNMLLGADTAILPGDPGRVKTLAEALGPAVELGSHREYTSWLAQVQNQPVLVCSTGMGGPSTAICLEELARLGIRRVIRVGTTGSIQEDLQLGDVAIFKGAVRLEGTSTHYAPLEFPAVADFDLTQLLVYAARIEKIPCQVGICVSSDTFWPGQERYDSFTGYVIRRFQGSLEEWQALGALCYEMETAALFVTAQALGLQAASLCGVVAKRTESEHIAPPEVYKQAEERFQKVVRRALEELLERK
- a CDS encoding phosphopentomutase yields the protein MGRCIILMFDSFGIGGAADAGRFGDQGADTLGHIAEWFESEHKKGSALEPFALPYLAKLGLGKAHEMSIGHAFAPSIGAGEPIRGAYTYAAEKSTGKDTLSGHWELAGYPVMFNWGYFPDVPHCFPQELISGLIEKGGLPGVLGEKHASGTVIIQELGDEHIRSGKPIVYTSADSVLQIAAHEKYFGLDRLYKLCEIAFELVKPYKIARVIARPFIGEKSGEYTRTGNRHDYAVAAPEKTLLDFVTESGGEVHAVGKIADIFAHRGVTQAYHATGLSALFDATLEAMRNAPDGSLVFTNFVDFDSSYGHRRDVKGYGEGLMLLDHRLPELEKIRKPGDLFLITADHGCDPTWKGTDHTREHVPVLFFGDGVRPGPLAPMETYGDAGQIIAQHLGITLSRGTAQEVWMK
- the hcp gene encoding hydroxylamine reductase, whose protein sequence is MFCYQCQETAGCKGCKVAGVCGKRPEVAAMQDLLIFVTKGISAVTTELRKEGKTISREINHLITLNLFTTITNANFDEASIRERITMTLHRKAELLAEAEHKENLPEAALWNGTEAEYAAKAAEVGVLAEANEDIRSLKETITYGLKGLAAYLKHANVLQKEDESIDAFIQSTLAALLDTDKGAEELTALVLETGKFGVKGMALLDEANTSAYGQPEMTEVDLGVRNHPAILISGHDLKDLEMLLDQTEGTGVDVYTHGEMLPGHYYPFFKKYKHFAGNYGNAWWKQREEFESFNGPILMTTNCVVPPKDSYKNRLWTTGAAQYPGCRHIDETADGRKDFSAVIAQAKECAAPKALEKGKIIGGFAHSQVLALADKVVAAVKSGAIRKFVVMAGCDGRHMTRDYYTKFAEALPKDTVILTAGCAKYRYIKLNLGDIGGIPRVLDAGQCNDSYSLALIALKLKEAFGLDDINKLPIVYNIAWYEQKAVIVLLALLALGVKNIHLGPTLPAFLSPNVAALLVKQFGIGTISNVEDDMEVFGLK